The DNA segment AGGATCGTTCTGGGATCGGGTTTTCTCGTGTGCGGTCTTTGAGAATCTTCAGAGTAAAAAAATCAAGTTGAGACGAGGAGGATCCGAACGACACAATCTGATGATCCTGAAACGCGCGTCCCCCGGAGATGTTTCGCGGTCGGAACGCGGAGACGTCCGTTAAATTGCTTCTGGTTTTTCTTCATCTGGTTTTTTCATCTGCTGGAGCTTGGCATAGGAGATGGCGTCGCCCCTGCGAGACAGCGTAAGGACAGCCAGTCAGTAAACGGGAAGGGAAGCACGACAGAacgtacatttttatttacgattgtataatatatatatatatatatatatatatacatacatacatacatatatatatatacatacatatatacatacacatatatatatacacatatatatatacacatatatatatacacatatatatatacacatatatatatacacatatatatatacacatatatatatacacatatatatatacacatatatatatacacatatatatatacacatatatatatacacatatatatatacacatatatatatatatacacacacacacacacacacacacacacatatatacaaagccTTACTTTTTGCCCAGGGCGGACAGGCCGTACAGCACTCCGGTCGCGAAGGCGATAGCGTTGCCGAAGAGAGTGGTCAGCGTGAAGCTGATAAAGATGGGGAACATGGCCATCCTGTAAGAAACACACGTTACAACGCAAGACGTCAGCGGGTGAATTCGGCCTCTCGGTCTCaaaagcttacactctaataaAGGAGGTACGGATCATTTTCTCAGCAGATGTGTGTATGCAGCGCCCTCTACTGGAATATTAATGGTAATACCATTCCAGACCAACGCAGGTGAATACAGCGCCTCTCTCATCCGTGTGACACGTGTACAGGCACGCGATACACGCATGAGCCCAATCGGTACGGCTACTGATTAACCAGACCGGACCGGACCAGGTAGGTATACCGCCTCCCGCTTTAACCCCCTCCGTACAAACTCTACTTCTAACCACTATGCGATAATTACGGAGCCTTCAAATGACCCGCGAGCGGAAACCCAGGGGCGAGCGTCTGTAGGAGGGAAATAAATAAACGAAGGAAAGACTCACGTGCAGTACAAGGCGGCTTTGTGCCAGGGCTTCATCTTATCCGCTTTATTTCCCACCTTGTTGGCGAATTCGATGAACTGGCAGCAAAAGGGAGCCTCGCAGAGAAACAGCAGCAAGGCGTTTAACCtgaaaaggataaaaaaaatatcaatatccaaacaataaattattgtcGTTTCCGGGAGAAACTCTGaaggctttttatttattttttatttttttattaattaaacaaaaaaaaaaatttcttaaaaaacaaaaacatttttttttctccccgtgGTGCACGCGgaggctctgccctgttgctgAAGAACTCCGAGGAGCCTGGATGGGGCGAGAGACtgaaacccccccaccccaggaGGCATTTTTCGAACATTCTGAGCTTTATCGTTCGTTTCGTAACAAAAATTCGATAAAGTTGAAGTTTGTACGATTCCCGAACGCACAGATCTGATTCGTCGTTAAGGCGGATA comes from the Spea bombifrons isolate aSpeBom1 chromosome 8, aSpeBom1.2.pri, whole genome shotgun sequence genome and includes:
- the CACFD1 gene encoding calcium channel flower homolog → MSAVGVEAGAEAEPAPAQDDGMTWWYRWLCRGAAVLGGVSCAAAGLWNCVTINPLNIAAGVWMMLNALLLFLCEAPFCCQFIEFANKVGNKADKMKPWHKAALYCTMAMFPIFISFTLTTLFGNAIAFATGVLYGLSALGKKGDAISYAKLQQMKKPDEEKPEAI